Proteins from one Lepidochelys kempii isolate rLepKem1 chromosome 6, rLepKem1.hap2, whole genome shotgun sequence genomic window:
- the LOC140912232 gene encoding serine protease 27-like gives MGWGGLRLLVLAGLTGTAASTLDFYWKGCNEMESLSRVPSTHMIRSNRASPASFSPVCGRPRAQYRSVGGEDSMEGEWPWQASLLWYNKHLCGGSLISNQWVVTAAHCFQRSMDTSNYAVLLGVNKLANSQPHKLSLGVRRIIRHPIYSGESSSGDIALVELERPIQFTNYILPICLPTASVQFPAGMKCWVTGWGNIQEGEDLPAPQTLQKLQVPIIDQETCRDLYNTVVGKNFPPKSIQNDMMCAGYAEGMKDTCKGDSGGPLVCKVSKEWLLAGIISWGEGCAIKNRPGVYIRLTSYEAWIHRHIPDIEFVPDEKGRNMLGNAATGWAARTGMTTWLLLLMGRLLMEV, from the exons atgggctggggggggctgcggCTCCTCGTCCTGGCCGGGCTGACAGGGACGGCTGCCAGCACGCTGGATTTCTACTGGAAAGGCTGCAACGAGATGGAATCGCTCTCCAGAG TTCCCAGCACCCACATGATCCGGTCCAATAGAG CATCCCCCGCCTCCTTCTCCCCAGTATGTGGCCGCCCCAGAGCTCAGTACCGGAGCGTGGGGGGTGAGGATTCGATGGAGGGCGAATGGCCCTGGCAGGCAAGTCTGCTCTGGTACAACAAACACCTGTGTGGGGGATCCCTCATCTCCAACCAGTGGGTGGTGACGGCAGCTCATTGCTTCCAACG GAGTATGGACACCTCCAACTATGCGGTGCTACTGGGAGTCAACAAGTTGGCCAACAGTCAACCTCACAAGCTGTCCTTGGGCGTGAGACGCATCATCCGCCACCCGATATACTCAGGGGAATCCTCCAGCGGTGACATAGCCTTGGTGGAGCTGGAGAGACCCATCCAATTCACCAATTATATCCTCCCCATCTGCCTCCCAACGGCCTCTGTTCAGTTCCCAGCAGGCATGAAATGCTGGGTGACTGGCTGGGGCAACATCCAGGAAGGTG AGGACCTGCCAGCTCCACAGACCCTCCAGAAGCTTCAAGTGCCCATTATAGACCAGGAGACCTGCAGGGATCTCTACAACACGGTGGTGGGCAAGAACTTCCCGCCCAAGTCCATCCAGAACGACATGATGTGTGCCGGGTATGCTGAGGGCATGAAGGATACATGCAAG GGGGACTCCGGTGGCCCGCTGGTCTGCAAGGTGTCCAAGGAGTGGCTGTTGGCCGGGATCATCAGCTGGGGCGAAGGCTGTGCCATCAAGAACCGCCCTGGGGTCTACATCCGCCTCACCTCCTACGAGGCCTGGATCCACAGACACATCCCCGATATCGAGTTTGTGCCAGACGAGAAGGGGAGGAACATGCTTGGCAACGCTGCGACTGGCTGGGCCGCAAGGACAGGCATGAccacctggctgctgctgctcatggGGCGGCTCCTCATGGAGGTCTAG